The Oreochromis niloticus isolate F11D_XX linkage group LG18, O_niloticus_UMD_NMBU, whole genome shotgun sequence DNA window GAACAGTTAAACAATAAACTACATACTAGTTTAGATTCAACTAAATTTGTGAGTCTTCTGTCTCCAGACTGACCATAACCCTGGGAAAGCCAACTGGGTCTTTGAGGTACGGCTCATACTGATAGATGTAGGTGAAACATGTGTCCAGAGAACAGTCCAGCACTACCTGCAGCACAACACGAAGAGAGAGTTAAGACTGGAGCGCAAACAGAAGCGCAAGTACCGACACATAGAAAAGGTCTTGTTATGTTTCACTTACAAAGCCTCTAAACACAGAGAAGGCCATGGATCCCAGTAACAGCAGTGAGAGAAGCAGGTCAATGGGTCGAAACAGCAGACTTTTCTTCTGCTCTGCAGCGATCTGCTCGACACAGAAATGTTCACAGTTGATGTTGGTGCTGTACATTTAACACCGTGCAGGTTATTTTCACACGGGCACTGGAAAACTGAACGTGTCTGGAGATTACCCAGCGGAGCTGCCTGTGAGAACACAAATGTCTAACACAGTCAAACTGGATATTAAAACAGCCCTCAAACTGCCTGCTCCCCAGTGGGAAGCCTGTGTGATGTCCCACTGAGCTCATGTGGGAATAAATAAGGTAACTGTGTGGAAAATTCACAGCAAGCAAGAGGGTGTTACGTATCCTCCAGCACCTCCTGAACCTAACAGAGGTTTTCCAAgtaataaaaatgcatttcagGTGGAATAAATATTATTGTGGGTACAAGTTAAAAAGGCCAACTGTGAAGAAATGTCCCGAAATGATTTTTCTGACACCATCTGGAGTTTATGTGCAAAAACAACAATTTTCTTCCcccaacacacatacacacacttttttaaagTACAATTCTATGTCATTTGGATCCTTGGATTTTCTTCTGCTCtattcaaatttaaatcagtCCAACTGTCATTtatgtagcgccaaatcacaacaacactcagctcaaggtgctttatattgtgaggtgAAGACCCTAGAAAGCCATGAACCATAacaaagagaaaaccccaacaatcagatgtcCTCACACAGTCCACAAAGGTGCATATCAGGTTAACTGACGAGTCTCAATTGGGTGTGACCATGAATGGGAATAGTCTGTCTCTGTGCTAGCTCTGTGTCcaggtgtaccctgccttttgccctatgacagctgagTTAGTCTCCAACCTTTAGCATGACTCTGAATTAGATAGGTGGCTACAGAACTTTAAAGTTTAATGCACTACAATATACACAGATATGTAAGCTGTAGCCAGATTCTGACTAGACTACTCTTGGAGTATATAGTGTATACTGAACACATGCTGAAAGCGAGAACTTTTTACCTTATCTGCTGTGATGATTTGCATCTCTCTGGGTCTGCTAAAGAGCAGCGAGGCTGCCCAGAAAGGCGCCAAAAAGAAGGGGACATTCCTCCAAAACGCTGGTCGAATGTTGGACCCATACTTGCCTGAACAAATGAGAACTTCATCAAAACACACGGTCGCAAGCAACTGTGCCGATCTGACCAGACTGTGTTCGTGCTGCTCTCACCAATGACCACTCCTGGGATGTGAACGATCTGATGAGCGATGGAGGAGCCTGCCCACAGCAGGCCCAGGCTACGATATGACTTCCTGCAAGACAGAAAGTCAGAGGTCTCActaaagcacagagatgagagaCTGTGACGGCAGCGGCAAAACCTACCCAGAGAACATGCGGTGGATGATAGTGAGGAAGAGGATGAAGTGAACGACGCCCTCCCAGTAAGACATCATCAGCGCATAGGCAGTGCTTAGATGAGGCTCACCCTGAAGAGAAAGAAACATccaaactttaacatttaaacttatgaaagacaaaaaaaaccaaacccccCCCCAGTGATCAGTCTTGGAGAGAAAAGCGAGAGGTTACCATCTTTATGTAGAAGCCCATGAAGCCAGAGATGAACCCATCCTGCTCTAAAGCATTGGTCAGACCCACCAGGCAGGTGAAGGAAAACTCTGCAAACACTGCAAACAGAGAAGCGCTGAGAAATAACAACTCTCCACCTTGACTTTACTCATTTATATGaaagcatgtgtgtttgtgtgactgtaCCATAGAACAAAGGGTCCACTTTGGCCTTGTGCCGCacagtgaggaagaggaggagaagaacaGACCCCAGGATGACCGTTCCCATCCCCAAGATAACCAGAGGCCTGAGGACGAGATGAGACACAACTAAATTATTCTGGAGAACATTAACCAGTAAATCAGGATCGATGTAGATAATTAATTCTCTTTAAGCCGCTTTATTATAAAACGACAAGTCTTTGAATAAAACTTAAACTTCATTTTGTGCTTTATAAAAATTAACTTGAGATCAGTGACGAGCGACGATACTTTAAAATGATCTAATTTTGCGAAATATCGCAGCTTTCGCCACAAAAGGAGGACGTTTAGATAGAGGGTTCAAAAAGATTAACATTTCTGTTACTTGATTATTTTCAAAGCTTTCTCGGCTCTTTAATGGCCAGTTTCTCTTTGGTGAAATTCAAAAGCTCGGAGCAGTGTGGGGATGTAACACTGATTGATTAACACTCATTAGCGTGGGCGATATAGCCTTGGACTCCGTtaatttagatttagatttacTTTTTAAGAGTTTATAACGGATCTCTTAAGTTCACAGCATTAGATTTTCCAGCCTtagtaaatcttttttttctcctctgggTAAACACGCCCTTTTCCCTTCAGGCTGTGGGCCGCTTCATAAGCCTATTAATATCGGCGGCTTTACCATGCCTCCACACAACAGGCCGAGATTAGAGTGAAACGATCCgactacacacacacttactctTGGAGCGCTGGGCTGTTGTTCATTGTGTATAAAACTCCAGGTGCcaggagagaaaggagaaaaacgcTGATTTCCGGCGGTGGCCTCATTCTTGTAAACGTGCTGTTTGGCCTCTAAGGTGAACTTTAAAAATGTTCcacataaaaaagaaatctgtcCCTCCTAAGCACGTTTCGCAGCTGTGCACCGAGTCATGTTAAAGCAGCGCCCTCTGCGCTGCCGCTGAACGCAGGAGATGATTTAAAGCAGCGTCACGTTGCCTTTTGATCTGTGATGAAACCTTCAGCTCCAATAAGCCTGCTGCTGTCCTGCAGGTGTCAAAGTTCACATCGGGCAGGAGGCACCTCTAATGAGAGAACATTTAAAGGGAGAGCAATGCAAAGTTCAGATAACGGACCGCTGAATCGCTCATCATGCGCAAATATCGCTCTTTTCCTCCACGTTTTTCATTAAATTCTCTGATCTGTCATTAAATGCGTCTTTTAAAACATTCACTCAGTCCTTGTATAGACTGCCACCTGGTGGAGGATGATCCCCCATTTCAGTTGTTCCCCCCTTGAAGTCATTTTAAGttcagttttctgtctttttgctTTCTAatcatgctgtttgtagatACGCTGCACCAGATGAGTCTGTACAATCCAGCTATTCAAGTCACGTGATGTCAGGGCAAGCGTGGTCTTTAGGGTCTGCTTGCCCATGGGGTTCGTTTAAGGAGCCATCTGTGCTGTTTGGTGTAAGATTAACTCCTCCATCTGATGTCTCCAGTCTCGATTAGATTGTGGATTAGATTTGATATCTTACAGAGAACATAAAGTTCAGAACAAAGATTATGTCTTTTAGGTCAGGTCACTGTTTAAAACTCACAATCAGTGTCACATTTTTACAtagcttctgtttctttgtAAAGCTCATTGTGAAGAATGCCTACACCTGCGTTACACAACACCATCTCATGGATGAACAAGGGTGGGTAAAGCAGGTCTACATCCAGCGCACCCTTATCTTCTGTAACAAAGCTGCTGAAGAGGATTATGCTGCTGTTGCCTCAGAAACTTAGTCACCAGTGGAAAGAGAGCACAGAGAGGGGTGGGGAGTCCACGCAGAGAGTAGAAACAGACAGGCAGGCGATACTACTGAAACaacccttcacacacacacagcaccagctatttttttcttttttcttttttttctttaggctgacacagatttttttttgaaAACCTGCCACCATGTGGCATCCTTTGATTATCGGCATCATGACAGTAAACACCTCTCTAACCG harbors:
- the tm6sf2a gene encoding transmembrane 6 superfamily member 2, translating into MRPPPEISVFLLSLLAPGVLYTMNNSPALQEPLVILGMGTVILGSVLLLLFLTVRHKAKVDPLFYVFAEFSFTCLVGLTNALEQDGFISGFMGFYIKMGEPHLSTAYALMMSYWEGVVHFILFLTIIHRMFSGKSYRSLGLLWAGSSIAHQIVHIPGVVIGKYGSNIRPAFWRNVPFFLAPFWAASLLFSRPREMQIITADKIAAEQKKSLLFRPIDLLLSLLLLGSMAFSVFRGFVVLDCSLDTCFTYIYQYEPYLKDPVGFPRVMMLVYLFYALPLLTVFIYGLKTPGCSWMLDWTIFFAGAMAQTQWCHIGASLHSRTPFTYRVPADKRLPVIALNALLAAAPALLALRCHTNPAYFMKPVPAGQSNSKKKKN